One genomic region from Candidatus Amarolinea dominans encodes:
- the feoB gene encoding ferrous iron transport protein B yields the protein MDMARPQITVALAGNPNTGKSTVFNALTGLQQHVANWPGKTVEKKEGICTRVSGAQMTVVDLPGTYSLSAYSPEEVIARDYILQERPQVVINVVDAFNLERNLYLTVQLLELGANLVLAVNMVDMADAAGLQLDCARLSALLGGIAVVPMVARRGSGLDELLSSVQAAAQAPEDSRPAFRLDYGREIEAEIARVGAAYARSLPAPAAGVDDQASPLTRWVALKLLEGEGELPLALMQPAAALAAPAPVLPAVQASQQRLRQFYGDEVDIAITDQRYGFVRGLARQVIRQARPARLDLTDRIDGVVTHRWLGIPFFLGMMYLIFHVVQNVSTPYLDWVDGVINGPIARWLSALLSLLQAPAWLQSLLVDGVVAGVGSVLAFVPGLLVLYFFLSLLEDSGYMARAAFVMDRAMSWMGLHGKSFVPMILGFGCAVPAIYATRTLENRRDRVLTALLVPLMSCSARLPVYVVFGLAFFREQSGTLIWALYATGIVVAALAGLLLSNTVLRQQADSAFVLELPPYRLPTWHSLRVHMWANVSDFVRKAGSLILVASLVIWLLLNLPWGVQDQRHSLFGQISQAVAPLLVPAGFGHWDAAGALVTGLAAKEVVVSTLAQIYAPQAPAAPALSNANVGAELLGIVTGLGKATLQAGRTLLSLLPGLGRIAPAAPATDTALSSALRQHFTPLSGLSYLVFVLLYVPCAATLGAIKAEFGWRWAAFSAGYQTGMAYLAAVLVFQVGRLAGFA from the coding sequence ATGGACATGGCAAGACCGCAAATCACGGTGGCGCTGGCGGGCAATCCCAACACCGGGAAGAGCACGGTGTTCAACGCGCTGACCGGATTGCAGCAGCATGTGGCAAACTGGCCGGGGAAAACCGTTGAGAAGAAAGAAGGAATCTGCACACGCGTCAGCGGCGCGCAGATGACGGTCGTTGACCTGCCGGGCACCTACAGCCTGTCTGCCTATTCGCCCGAAGAAGTCATTGCGCGTGACTACATCCTGCAGGAGCGTCCGCAGGTGGTCATCAACGTGGTGGATGCGTTCAACCTGGAACGCAACCTTTACCTGACCGTGCAACTGCTCGAACTGGGCGCGAACCTGGTCCTGGCGGTCAACATGGTGGATATGGCCGATGCCGCCGGCCTGCAGCTCGACTGTGCGCGGCTGTCTGCGCTGCTTGGGGGCATTGCGGTCGTGCCCATGGTCGCCCGGCGCGGCAGCGGCCTGGATGAGCTGCTGAGCAGCGTGCAGGCGGCCGCGCAGGCGCCGGAGGATTCGCGCCCTGCGTTTCGCCTCGATTATGGCCGTGAGATCGAGGCTGAAATTGCCCGCGTCGGCGCAGCCTATGCTCGCAGTCTGCCGGCGCCGGCGGCTGGTGTGGACGACCAGGCATCGCCGCTCACGCGCTGGGTCGCGCTCAAGCTGTTGGAGGGCGAGGGCGAGCTGCCGCTGGCGCTGATGCAGCCCGCCGCGGCGCTCGCCGCACCTGCGCCTGTGCTGCCGGCCGTGCAGGCCAGTCAACAGCGCCTGCGCCAGTTCTACGGCGATGAGGTGGACATCGCCATCACCGATCAGCGCTACGGCTTTGTGCGCGGCCTGGCGCGTCAGGTCATCCGCCAGGCCCGTCCGGCCCGCCTGGACCTGACCGACCGCATTGACGGCGTGGTCACGCACCGCTGGCTCGGCATCCCCTTCTTCCTGGGCATGATGTACCTGATCTTTCACGTGGTGCAAAATGTCTCCACCCCCTATCTCGATTGGGTGGATGGGGTCATCAACGGGCCGATTGCGCGTTGGCTCAGCGCGCTTTTGAGCCTGCTGCAGGCGCCGGCCTGGCTGCAATCGCTGCTGGTGGATGGCGTGGTGGCCGGCGTGGGCAGCGTGCTAGCCTTCGTGCCGGGCCTGCTGGTGCTCTATTTCTTCCTGTCACTGCTCGAGGACAGCGGCTACATGGCGCGCGCGGCCTTTGTGATGGACCGGGCTATGAGCTGGATGGGACTGCACGGCAAGTCGTTCGTGCCGATGATCCTGGGCTTCGGCTGCGCGGTGCCTGCCATTTACGCCACGCGCACCCTGGAAAACCGCCGCGACCGCGTGCTCACCGCGCTGCTGGTGCCGCTGATGTCCTGCTCGGCACGGCTGCCGGTCTACGTGGTGTTTGGGCTGGCCTTCTTTCGTGAGCAGTCCGGCACCCTGATCTGGGCGCTGTATGCCACCGGAATTGTGGTGGCCGCGCTGGCCGGTCTCCTTCTCAGCAACACGGTGCTGCGCCAGCAGGCGGACAGCGCGTTTGTGCTGGAGCTTCCGCCCTATCGTCTGCCCACCTGGCACAGCCTGCGCGTCCACATGTGGGCCAACGTCAGCGATTTTGTGCGCAAGGCTGGCAGCCTCATCCTGGTGGCCTCCCTGGTTATCTGGCTGCTGCTCAACCTGCCCTGGGGCGTACAGGATCAGCGGCACAGCCTTTTCGGCCAGATCAGCCAGGCAGTGGCGCCGCTGCTGGTCCCGGCCGGCTTCGGTCATTGGGACGCGGCCGGCGCGCTGGTCACCGGGCTGGCGGCCAAAGAGGTGGTGGTCAGCACCCTGGCGCAGATCTACGCGCCGCAGGCGCCCGCCGCGCCGGCGCTGTCCAACGCCAACGTGGGCGCGGAGCTGCTGGGCATCGTCACCGGTTTGGGCAAGGCGACCCTGCAGGCCGGCCGCACCCTGTTGAGCCTGCTGCCCGGATTGGGCAGGATCGCGCCGGCCGCGCCGGCCACCGACACGGCCCTGAGCAGCGCGCTGCGTCAGCATTTCACGCCGCTCAGCGGGCTTTCCTACCTGGTGTTCGTCCTGCTCTATGTGCCGTGCGCAGCCACCCTGGGCGCGATCAAGGCCGAGTTTGGGTGGCGCTGGGCCGCATTTTCAGCCGGCTATCAGACCGGCATGGCCTATCTGGCAGCGGTACTCGTCTTTCAGGTGGGTCGCCTGGCGGGGTTCGCCTGA
- a CDS encoding helix-turn-helix domain-containing protein translates to MLHEILDALGQSTGALCLDDLAQRLDINQAALAGMLQTLVQRGYLVEVADAASPCSACAWRGGCVIMTTARRRYAPARSGGTGHDRAV, encoded by the coding sequence ATGCTGCACGAGATTCTGGACGCCCTGGGGCAAAGCACGGGCGCGCTGTGCCTGGATGACCTGGCGCAGCGCCTGGACATCAACCAGGCGGCGCTCGCAGGCATGCTGCAAACGCTGGTGCAGCGGGGATACCTGGTGGAAGTCGCGGACGCGGCGTCGCCGTGCAGCGCGTGCGCGTGGCGCGGCGGCTGCGTCATCATGACGACGGCCCGGCGCCGTTACGCGCCGGCGCGCAGCGGGGGGACCGGTCACGATCGAGCTGTTTGA
- a CDS encoding BrnT family toxin: MQIVAILCPEHIEEKLEAKHGVTDREARQVLLGRSRIRFAEKGHTDGENVYVSFGHTMGGRYLAVFFIYKPTSQTAVIISAREMSERERRTYGRK; encoded by the coding sequence ATGCAGATTGTAGCCATCTTGTGTCCTGAACACATAGAAGAGAAACTTGAGGCCAAGCATGGCGTCACCGATCGTGAAGCCCGTCAGGTATTACTTGGTAGGTCCCGGATTCGCTTTGCGGAGAAGGGCCATACCGACGGAGAAAATGTGTATGTGAGTTTCGGACATACGATGGGAGGCCGCTATCTGGCTGTATTCTTCATCTATAAGCCAACTAGCCAGACGGCCGTTATTATCAGTGCGCGTGAGATGAGCGAGAGAGAGCGTAGAACCTATGGACGCAAGTAA